In Neoarius graeffei isolate fNeoGra1 chromosome 9, fNeoGra1.pri, whole genome shotgun sequence, one genomic interval encodes:
- the LOC132891237 gene encoding NXPE family member 3-like has product MDGHISRLLLIFILLVLSGFLLPILSMFRNIVGFEQLSFKVQQVQSSVHTVFKPPETLWPLDTNNTYCTRFGQEPTAEEAKEERDLLNSIAWPGPLVQGLPLELSSDPAKSYFVIQGSSKQRLGGQLLVSVHVQNFLGLPKDHGGDFLIARLHSPELGAGVGGKVHDHQNGTYTVLFPLLWAGVAWVEITMVHPSEAVVVLKRLQEEQPDRVFFKSLFISGNLSETTVCNLCLPLNQKPLCNYTDPLTGEPWYCYKPEKLGCDKRINHYIGGYKHDLITEYEAKFFQSDVNIKIPILASAMDKVIVLPAEKGQDKVKNSYIPAGYYFHDTWTPLNGAVIQQFNDSSAITHCLRGKAVYMFGDSTVRQWFEYLADVPNLQQLIPYRPKNPGPFMAVDKRNNILVSYRCHGPPIRFRPVLSSQLRYVANELDKIQGGPDTVVLVSVWAHFSTYPVEIYIRRLRHIRRAVVRLLNREPATLVVIRTANLQNMDSKRSLFNNDWFSLQRDVVLRAMFRGLRVQLLDAWEMTLAHHLSHDMHPPRSIIKNMIDLILSHICPVGKI; this is encoded by the exons ATGGATGGACACATATCCAGATTGCTGCTGATATTTATTCTGTTGGTACTATCAGGATTTTTACTGCCTATTCTCAGCATGTTTAGGAAC ATTGTAGGATTTGAGCAGCTAAGTTTCAAAGTCCAGCAAGTACAGAGCAGTGTCCACACAGTCTTTAAGCCTCCTGAAACCTTGTGGCCACTGGACACAAACAACACTTACTGTACACGCTTTGGCCAGGAGCCCACAGCAGAAGAGGCcaaagaagagagagatctgctcaACTCCATAGCATGGCCAGGTCCCTTGGTGCAAGGCCTTCCTTTGGAGCTCAGCAGCGACCCTGCCAAAAGTTACTTTGTGATCCAGGGCTCGTCAAAACAACGATTAGGTGGTCAGCTTCTGGTCAGTGTCCATGTGCAGAATTTCTTGGGTCTGCCTAAGGATCATGGAGGAGATTTCCTGATAGCCCGGCTGCATTCACCTGAGCTGGGTGCCGGTGTTGGAGGGAAAGTGCATGACCACCAAAATGGCACCTATACAGTGCTGTTCCCACTGCTGTGGGCTGGTGTAGCATGGGTGGAAATCACCATGGTGCACCCAAGTGAGGCTGTGGTGGTGCTAAAGAGATTGCAGGAGGAGCAACCTGACAGAGTGTTTTTTAAAAGCCTGTTCATCTCTGGTAACCTCTCAGAGACCACCGTGTGCAACCTGTGTCTGCCGCTCAACCAGAAACCACTCTGCAACTACACTGACCCTTTAACTGGAGAACCCTGGTACTGCTACAAGCCTGAAAAGCTTGGATGTGACAAACGAATAAATCACTATATAGGGGGCTACAAGCATGATCTCATAACTGAATATGAAGCAAAGTTCTTCCAGAG TGATGTAAATATCAAAATTCCTATACTTGCATCAGCGATGGACAAAGTGATTGTATTGCCTGCAGAAAAAG GACAAGACAAAGTAAAAAATAGTTACATTCCTGCTGGCTACTACTTTCATGATACCTGGACGCCTTTGAATGGTGCAGTTATTCAGCAGTTTAATGATTCTTCAGCTATAACACATTGTCTTAGAGGGAAGGCTGTCTACATGTTTGGAGACTCCACTGTACGGCAATGGTTTGAGTACCTCGCTGATGTTCCGA ACCTCCAACAGTTAATTCCTTATCGTCCAAAAAATCCGGGGCCGTTCATGGCTGTGGACAAGAGGAACAACATTCTGGTAAGCTACCGCTGCCATGGGCCGCCGATCCGCTTCAGACCAGTGCTTTCCTCTCAGCTACGCTATGTAGCAAATGAGCTAGACAAGATCCAGGGTGGGCCAGACACAGTCGTTCTTGTGAGTGTGTGGGCTCACTTCAGCACCTACCCTGTTGAAATATATATACGGCGCCTCCGACACATCCGCAGGGCTGTGGTACGGCTGCTGAACCGTGAGCCAGCTACGTTGGTGGTGATCCGTACTGCCAACCTACAGAACATGGACTCAAAGAGGAGCCTGTTCAACAATGACTGGTTTTCTCTGCAGAGGGATGTTGTGCTACGTGCCATGTTCAGAGGACTCCGTGTGCAGCTGCTGGATGCCTGGGAGATGACGCTGGCCCACCACCTCTCACATGATATGCACCCACCCCGTTCCATCATCAAAAACATGATTGATCTGATCCTCTCCCATATCTGTCCAGTTGGGAAAATATAG